The window AAGAACTGCAGAGTGCGCTGTCCCTCTTCGCCGCCCTTCACCCGCTGCGCCTGCCGCCCCAGCCGTTGCGCGATCCACTGCGGCAGCGCAGCGCGGTCGATGGTCTCCACGGGCACGCTGACGCCGTGGCTCTCGAGGGCAGCGAACCAGGCGCCCGTGCGCGTGGCCTTGTCCAGGCGTGGCAGCAGGACCAGCGTGAGGGTGCTGTCGTTGCCCGCTGCGGCTTCGGCAATCTGCTGCAGCGCCGCGCTGCCGTCCTTGCCGGGCTTGCCGGAAGGCACGCGAATCTCGACCATCTGCCGTTCGGCAAAAAGACTGAGCGAGCCCCCGGCCGCCAGCACTGCGCTCCAGTCGAAGTGCGCGCCGGCCACGGTGTACGAGCTGCGCTCGGTGTAACCCTGCTGGCGCGCCGCCGCGCGGATCGCATCGGCCGCTTCCTGCGCCAGCAGCGGCTCGTCGCCGTGGATGACGTAAAGCGGCTTCAGCCCCCTCTGCAAGTGGGCTTCCAGCTGGGCTGCGGCGAGCTGCATCAGAGGCTTTTGACGGCCGCGAGC is drawn from Variovorax sp. PBS-H4 and contains these coding sequences:
- the holA gene encoding DNA polymerase III subunit delta, with protein sequence MQLAAAQLEAHLQRGLKPLYVIHGDEPLLAQEAADAIRAAARQQGYTERSSYTVAGAHFDWSAVLAAGGSLSLFAERQMVEIRVPSGKPGKDGSAALQQIAEAAAGNDSTLTLVLLPRLDKATRTGAWFAALESHGVSVPVETIDRAALPQWIAQRLGRQAQRVKGGEEGQRTLQFFADRVEGNLLAAHQEIQKLALLYPAGELGWEQVEAAVNNVARYDVFKLSEAVLGGNPRRVARMLDGLQAEGEAEVLVHYTLAEDIRSLKRVKDAMAAGRPLPMALRENRIWGPRERAFERVLPRLDERALARLLRAAHVVDGIVKGLKQPDWPASGWQALQRLALMLCRACTAPARG